A window from Nycticebus coucang isolate mNycCou1 chromosome X, mNycCou1.pri, whole genome shotgun sequence encodes these proteins:
- the LOC128577501 gene encoding protein preY, mitochondrial-like: protein MLSRACHRLTLALLGTRSQMSVVAHRCLHASRPSTDGREKAGEPPSSFNLVLLEFLACPLSKKPLRYEASTNELINEELGIAYPIIDGIPNMTLQAARMTRQTKKQEEMEQH, encoded by the coding sequence ATGCTGAGCAGAGCATGCCACAGGCTCACCTTGGCCCTGCTGGGGACACGCTCACAGATGTCTGTGGTAGCCCATAGGTGCTTGCACGCGTCGCGGCCCTCAACAGACGGGAGGGAAAAGGCAGGGGAGCCACCCAGCAGCTTTAACCTGGTGCTGCTGGAGTTCCTGGCATGCCCACTCTCCAAGAAGCCTCTCAGATATGAAGCATCAACAAATGAATTGATAAATGAAGAGCTAGGAATAGCCTATCCAATAATTGATGGAATTCCTAATATGACACTACAGGCAGCTAGGATGACACGTCAAACtaagaagcaagaagaaatggAACAACACTag
- the LOC128576976 gene encoding phosphatidylinositol N-acetylglucosaminyltransferase subunit Y-like has product VEEKSVLSLPTLTVLIPLVSLAGLFYSASVEENFPHGCTSTASLCFYSLLLPITIPVYVFFHLWTWKGIKLFRHN; this is encoded by the coding sequence GTGGAGGAGAAGAGTGTTCTGTCTCTTCCTACATTGACTGTTCTTATTCCACTGGTCTCTTTAGCAGGACTGTTCTACTCAGCCTCTGTGGAAGAAAACTTCCCCCATGGCTGCACTAGCACAGCTAGTCTTTGCTTTTACAGTCTGCTCCTGCCGATCACCATACCAGTGTATGTGTTCTTCCATCTTTGGACTTGGAAGGGTATTAAACTCTTCCGGCATAATTAA